A stretch of Canis lupus baileyi chromosome 2, mCanLup2.hap1, whole genome shotgun sequence DNA encodes these proteins:
- the CFAP161 gene encoding cilia- and flagella-associated protein 161 isoform X2, with product MKDFLEKREKGQLLIQRNRRLKENLLRPMQLSISEDGYVHCGDKVMLVNSDYPETEAHLVLGGDLSLCMTPDEIQAHLSDELEVPCGLSAAQTKIPVGRNTFIILSEDRNAMGQVLRYGQNFCLAITGGFEGKMLYLSSDHRTLLKSSKRSWLQEVYLTDEVSYLNCWQAAFLDPQLRLEYEGYPIPANAKVIINHCHTNRGLAAHRHLFLSTYFGKEAEVAAHTHLDSHRVEKPRNHWMLVTGNPRKDLSTMLDLPKPPAEDSRALEQATKALEQAVDPGVQ from the exons ATGAAGGACTttttggagaagagagaaaagggacagCTTCTCATTCAGAGAAATAGACGACTCAAAGAGAATCTTTTGAGACCG ATGCAGCTTTCCATATCTGAGGATGGGTACGTTCACTGTGGCGACAAAGTGATGCTTGTGAATTCCGACTACCCTGAGACAGAAGCCCATCTGGTTTTGGGCGGGGACCTGAGCCTGTGCATGACCCCAGATGAAATTCAAGCCCACCTGAGTGATGAGTTAGAGGTGCCCTGTGGCCTGAGCGCAGCTCAAACCAAGATCCCAGTTGGCAgaaacacttttattattttgag TGAGGACAGGAATGCCATGGGTCAAGTCCTTAGATATGGACAGAACTTCTGCCTTGCGATAACAGGAGGATTTGAAGGCAAAATG CTGTATTTATCAAGTGACCACAGGACCTTGCTGAAGTCGTCAAAGAGGTCTTGGCTTCAGGAGGTGTACCTGACAGATGAGGTCTCCTACCTGAACTGCTGGCAGGCTGCCTTCCTCGACCCCCAGCTACGCCTGGAGTATGAAGGCTACCCCATTCCG GCAAATGCAAAAGTTATCATCAATCACTGTCACACGAATCGGGGACTGGCAGCCCACCGGCACCTATTCTTAAG TACCTATTTTGGAAAGGAAGCTGAAGTGGCGGCTCACACACATCTGGATTCACATAGAGTTGAAAAGCCAAGGAACCATTGGATGTTGGTGACTGGGAATCCCCGCAAAGACTTGTCCACCATGTTGGACCTGCCTAAGCCACCGGCGGAGGACAGCCGAGCCCTGGAGCAGGCCACCAAAGCCCTGGAGCAGGCCGTGGACCCAGGGGTGCAATGA
- the CFAP161 gene encoding cilia- and flagella-associated protein 161 isoform X3 → MATSTLTGQVQEGGQARERRMAQNLYSPRVRLGNWNEDIYLEEELMKDFLEKREKGQLLIQRNRRLKENLLRPMQLSISEDGYVHCGDKVMLVNSDYPETEAHLVLGGDLSLCMTPDEIQAHLSDELEVPCGLSAAQTKIPVGRNTFIILSEDRNAMGQVLRYGQNFCLAITGGFEGKMANAKVIINHCHTNRGLAAHRHLFLSTYFGKEAEVAAHTHLDSHRVEKPRNHWMLVTGNPRKDLSTMLDLPKPPAEDSRALEQATKALEQAVDPGVQ, encoded by the exons ATGGCGACAAGCACGCTAACAGGGCAGGTGCAGGAGGGAGGCCAGGCCCGGGAGCGCAGGATGGCGCAGAACCTGTACAGTCCGCGAGTACGGCTGGGCAACTGGAACGAGGACATCTACCTGGAGGAG GAGCTCATGAAGGACTttttggagaagagagaaaagggacagCTTCTCATTCAGAGAAATAGACGACTCAAAGAGAATCTTTTGAGACCG ATGCAGCTTTCCATATCTGAGGATGGGTACGTTCACTGTGGCGACAAAGTGATGCTTGTGAATTCCGACTACCCTGAGACAGAAGCCCATCTGGTTTTGGGCGGGGACCTGAGCCTGTGCATGACCCCAGATGAAATTCAAGCCCACCTGAGTGATGAGTTAGAGGTGCCCTGTGGCCTGAGCGCAGCTCAAACCAAGATCCCAGTTGGCAgaaacacttttattattttgag TGAGGACAGGAATGCCATGGGTCAAGTCCTTAGATATGGACAGAACTTCTGCCTTGCGATAACAGGAGGATTTGAAGGCAAAATG GCAAATGCAAAAGTTATCATCAATCACTGTCACACGAATCGGGGACTGGCAGCCCACCGGCACCTATTCTTAAG TACCTATTTTGGAAAGGAAGCTGAAGTGGCGGCTCACACACATCTGGATTCACATAGAGTTGAAAAGCCAAGGAACCATTGGATGTTGGTGACTGGGAATCCCCGCAAAGACTTGTCCACCATGTTGGACCTGCCTAAGCCACCGGCGGAGGACAGCCGAGCCCTGGAGCAGGCCACCAAAGCCCTGGAGCAGGCCGTGGACCCAGGGGTGCAATGA
- the CFAP161 gene encoding cilia- and flagella-associated protein 161 isoform X1 has protein sequence MATSTLTGQVQEGGQARERRMAQNLYSPRVRLGNWNEDIYLEEELMKDFLEKREKGQLLIQRNRRLKENLLRPMQLSISEDGYVHCGDKVMLVNSDYPETEAHLVLGGDLSLCMTPDEIQAHLSDELEVPCGLSAAQTKIPVGRNTFIILSEDRNAMGQVLRYGQNFCLAITGGFEGKMLYLSSDHRTLLKSSKRSWLQEVYLTDEVSYLNCWQAAFLDPQLRLEYEGYPIPANAKVIINHCHTNRGLAAHRHLFLSTYFGKEAEVAAHTHLDSHRVEKPRNHWMLVTGNPRKDLSTMLDLPKPPAEDSRALEQATKALEQAVDPGVQ, from the exons ATGGCGACAAGCACGCTAACAGGGCAGGTGCAGGAGGGAGGCCAGGCCCGGGAGCGCAGGATGGCGCAGAACCTGTACAGTCCGCGAGTACGGCTGGGCAACTGGAACGAGGACATCTACCTGGAGGAG GAGCTCATGAAGGACTttttggagaagagagaaaagggacagCTTCTCATTCAGAGAAATAGACGACTCAAAGAGAATCTTTTGAGACCG ATGCAGCTTTCCATATCTGAGGATGGGTACGTTCACTGTGGCGACAAAGTGATGCTTGTGAATTCCGACTACCCTGAGACAGAAGCCCATCTGGTTTTGGGCGGGGACCTGAGCCTGTGCATGACCCCAGATGAAATTCAAGCCCACCTGAGTGATGAGTTAGAGGTGCCCTGTGGCCTGAGCGCAGCTCAAACCAAGATCCCAGTTGGCAgaaacacttttattattttgag TGAGGACAGGAATGCCATGGGTCAAGTCCTTAGATATGGACAGAACTTCTGCCTTGCGATAACAGGAGGATTTGAAGGCAAAATG CTGTATTTATCAAGTGACCACAGGACCTTGCTGAAGTCGTCAAAGAGGTCTTGGCTTCAGGAGGTGTACCTGACAGATGAGGTCTCCTACCTGAACTGCTGGCAGGCTGCCTTCCTCGACCCCCAGCTACGCCTGGAGTATGAAGGCTACCCCATTCCG GCAAATGCAAAAGTTATCATCAATCACTGTCACACGAATCGGGGACTGGCAGCCCACCGGCACCTATTCTTAAG TACCTATTTTGGAAAGGAAGCTGAAGTGGCGGCTCACACACATCTGGATTCACATAGAGTTGAAAAGCCAAGGAACCATTGGATGTTGGTGACTGGGAATCCCCGCAAAGACTTGTCCACCATGTTGGACCTGCCTAAGCCACCGGCGGAGGACAGCCGAGCCCTGGAGCAGGCCACCAAAGCCCTGGAGCAGGCCGTGGACCCAGGGGTGCAATGA
- the CFAP161 gene encoding cilia- and flagella-associated protein 161 isoform X4, with protein MATSTLTGQVQEGGQARERRMAQNLYSPRVRLGNWNEDIYLEEELMKDFLEKREKGQLLIQRNRRLKENLLRPVILNSSTVFKILSNQVEDRNAMGQVLRYGQNFCLAITGGFEGKMLYLSSDHRTLLKSSKRSWLQEVYLTDEVSYLNCWQAAFLDPQLRLEYEGYPIPANAKVIINHCHTNRGLAAHRHLFLSTYFGKEAEVAAHTHLDSHRVEKPRNHWMLVTGNPRKDLSTMLDLPKPPAEDSRALEQATKALEQAVDPGVQ; from the exons ATGGCGACAAGCACGCTAACAGGGCAGGTGCAGGAGGGAGGCCAGGCCCGGGAGCGCAGGATGGCGCAGAACCTGTACAGTCCGCGAGTACGGCTGGGCAACTGGAACGAGGACATCTACCTGGAGGAG GAGCTCATGAAGGACTttttggagaagagagaaaagggacagCTTCTCATTCAGAGAAATAGACGACTCAAAGAGAATCTTTTGAGACCGGTAATTTTAAATTCAAGCACTGTGTTCAAAATCCTATCGAATCAAGT TGAGGACAGGAATGCCATGGGTCAAGTCCTTAGATATGGACAGAACTTCTGCCTTGCGATAACAGGAGGATTTGAAGGCAAAATG CTGTATTTATCAAGTGACCACAGGACCTTGCTGAAGTCGTCAAAGAGGTCTTGGCTTCAGGAGGTGTACCTGACAGATGAGGTCTCCTACCTGAACTGCTGGCAGGCTGCCTTCCTCGACCCCCAGCTACGCCTGGAGTATGAAGGCTACCCCATTCCG GCAAATGCAAAAGTTATCATCAATCACTGTCACACGAATCGGGGACTGGCAGCCCACCGGCACCTATTCTTAAG TACCTATTTTGGAAAGGAAGCTGAAGTGGCGGCTCACACACATCTGGATTCACATAGAGTTGAAAAGCCAAGGAACCATTGGATGTTGGTGACTGGGAATCCCCGCAAAGACTTGTCCACCATGTTGGACCTGCCTAAGCCACCGGCGGAGGACAGCCGAGCCCTGGAGCAGGCCACCAAAGCCCTGGAGCAGGCCGTGGACCCAGGGGTGCAATGA